Proteins encoded in a region of the Rhizobium sp. CC-YZS058 genome:
- a CDS encoding sugar ABC transporter permease, producing the protein MSVQRSAVLFAWILLTPALLYVAVIVAYPLIDTFILSFTDASLKRTTNWVGWANYSKIFNATFAEVIIRTFVWTFFSVSIKMIIGTFGASMLNAAVPGRALFRVLTMPPWIVPMAIGIFMWGWMYNGQFGMISGMLQRVGLVDSPVAFLAQGSTAFWATIITDVWIGVPMVTLYMLAAMQAIPQDLYEAAWVDGAGRFYRFRRITLPLIVPSMITMSMLSLISTFNSFDIIWILTRGGPSGETTTMIIDTYKTAIGSNKYGEGAARAVFICIFLSIFCVCYFRIISRLSSGVEKR; encoded by the coding sequence ATGAGCGTTCAACGCAGCGCCGTTCTCTTCGCCTGGATCCTGCTGACGCCCGCGCTTCTCTATGTCGCGGTCATCGTCGCCTATCCGCTGATCGACACCTTCATCCTGTCCTTCACCGATGCGTCCCTGAAGCGGACGACGAACTGGGTCGGCTGGGCGAACTATTCGAAGATCTTCAACGCCACCTTCGCGGAAGTCATCATCCGCACCTTCGTGTGGACCTTCTTCTCCGTGTCGATCAAGATGATCATCGGCACCTTCGGCGCATCGATGCTCAATGCCGCCGTGCCCGGCCGCGCGCTTTTCCGCGTGCTGACCATGCCGCCCTGGATCGTGCCGATGGCCATCGGCATCTTCATGTGGGGCTGGATGTACAACGGCCAGTTCGGCATGATTTCCGGCATGCTGCAGCGTGTCGGCCTGGTGGACAGTCCGGTCGCCTTCCTCGCGCAGGGCTCCACCGCCTTCTGGGCCACGATCATCACCGATGTGTGGATCGGCGTGCCGATGGTGACGCTGTATATGCTCGCCGCCATGCAGGCGATCCCGCAGGATCTCTACGAGGCCGCCTGGGTGGATGGCGCCGGCCGCTTCTATCGGTTCCGCCGCATCACCCTGCCGCTCATCGTTCCCTCGATGATCACCATGTCGATGCTGTCGCTGATCTCGACCTTCAATTCCTTCGACATCATCTGGATCCTTACCCGCGGCGGGCCGTCCGGCGAGACGACGACGATGATCATCGACACCTACAAGACCGCGATCGGCTCCAACAAATATGGCGAGGGTGCCGCCCGCGCGGTCTTCATCTGCATTTTCCTGTCGATCTTCTGCGTCTGCTATTTCCGCATCATCAGCCGCCTGTCCTCCGGAGTCGAAAAGCGATGA
- a CDS encoding carbohydrate ABC transporter permease — translation MKEPPLLINRYAWYELVGIYLGIAVFLTFVLAPFVEGFLVSLKPLSQLFSSPYRFIPENGSFEAYRTMWVSVPGFARYIFNSFFISTIVTAVVLVLVVPAAYAFARFEFKGAGPLLGAFLAVNMFSGAVLLIPLFRLMRSMGVLNTYFAMIVPGVAFLIPSAIWLLRTYMMRIPRELDEAAFVDGASHFYTLRRVILPIAMPGITVVAITTFIGSYAQQFIFALTFNSKTEYAPLPVGLFAYFGRQEVVWNELMAASFVGIAPAMIVIFFLQRYLVSGLTAGAVKQ, via the coding sequence ATGAAAGAGCCGCCGCTTCTGATCAACCGCTATGCCTGGTACGAGCTCGTCGGCATCTATTTGGGCATCGCCGTCTTCCTGACCTTCGTGCTTGCCCCCTTCGTGGAAGGCTTCCTGGTTTCGCTGAAGCCGCTCAGCCAGCTTTTCTCCTCCCCCTATCGCTTCATTCCGGAAAACGGCTCCTTCGAGGCTTATCGGACGATGTGGGTGAGCGTGCCGGGCTTTGCGCGCTATATCTTCAATTCCTTCTTCATCTCCACCATCGTCACCGCGGTCGTGCTCGTGCTCGTGGTGCCGGCGGCCTATGCCTTCGCCCGCTTCGAGTTCAAGGGCGCCGGCCCGCTGCTCGGCGCCTTCCTGGCCGTCAACATGTTCTCGGGCGCGGTTCTGCTGATCCCGCTCTTCCGGCTGATGCGCTCGATGGGCGTGCTCAACACCTATTTCGCCATGATCGTCCCAGGCGTCGCCTTCCTCATCCCGTCCGCCATCTGGCTCCTGCGCACCTATATGATGCGCATCCCGCGCGAGCTGGACGAGGCCGCCTTCGTCGATGGCGCCAGCCACTTCTACACGCTGCGCCGCGTCATTCTGCCGATTGCCATGCCCGGCATCACGGTGGTGGCCATCACCACCTTCATCGGCTCCTATGCGCAACAGTTCATCTTCGCGCTCACCTTCAATTCCAAGACCGAATATGCGCCGCTGCCCGTGGGGCTGTTTGCCTATTTCGGTCGCCAGGAAGTCGTCTGGAACGAGCTCATGGCCGCAAGCTTCGTCGGCATCGCGCCCGCCATGATCGTGATCTTCTTCCTGCAACGCTATCTCGTCAGCGGCCTGACCGCCGGCGCGGTGAAACAATAA
- a CDS encoding sn-glycerol-3-phosphate ABC transporter ATP-binding protein UgpC, translating into MGQLSLKQVRKSYGDFEVLKGVELSVGNGEFVVFVGPSGCGKSTLLRMIAGLDSTTGGDIVIDGTRVNELPPVKRGIAMVFQSYALYPHMSVFENIAFPLRVEKMEEEKLKAKVEHAARILHLDQRLQQKPGMLSGGQRQRVAIGRAIVREPKIFLFDEPLSNLDAALRADMRIELAKLHRQLKATMIYVTHDQVEAMTMADRIVVLNAGTIAQVGPPLELYHKPANLFVAGFIGNPKMNFLPVTCDAVSEAGVAVSYKGRSITVPVDPAGVEPGMPLTLGIRPEHIESGPGDLDLTLMPTVIERLGAQTVAYASLEGKGEDFCAMLPGVSPVRLDQPMPVGIKAADCHLFTAGGAALERRVALTEIDMSLLSPTAA; encoded by the coding sequence TTGGGACAGCTCTCTCTCAAACAGGTTCGGAAGTCCTATGGCGACTTCGAGGTGCTCAAGGGCGTCGAGCTCTCGGTCGGCAATGGCGAATTCGTCGTCTTCGTCGGTCCGTCGGGCTGTGGCAAATCCACGCTTCTGCGCATGATCGCCGGGCTCGACAGCACCACCGGCGGCGACATCGTCATCGATGGAACGCGCGTCAACGAGCTGCCGCCCGTCAAGCGTGGCATCGCCATGGTCTTCCAGTCCTACGCGCTCTATCCGCATATGAGCGTCTTCGAGAACATCGCGTTTCCGCTCCGCGTGGAAAAGATGGAGGAGGAGAAGCTCAAGGCCAAGGTGGAGCACGCCGCGCGCATTCTCCATCTCGACCAGCGCCTGCAGCAGAAGCCGGGCATGCTCTCCGGCGGCCAGCGCCAGCGTGTGGCGATCGGACGCGCCATCGTGCGCGAGCCGAAGATCTTTCTTTTCGACGAACCGCTGTCGAACCTCGATGCCGCGCTGCGCGCCGATATGCGGATCGAACTCGCCAAGCTGCACCGGCAGCTCAAAGCCACCATGATCTATGTGACGCATGACCAAGTGGAAGCCATGACCATGGCCGACCGCATCGTCGTGCTGAATGCCGGCACGATCGCCCAGGTCGGCCCGCCGCTCGAGCTTTATCACAAGCCCGCCAACCTTTTCGTCGCCGGCTTCATCGGCAATCCGAAGATGAACTTCCTGCCCGTGACCTGCGACGCTGTCAGCGAGGCGGGCGTCGCCGTCTCCTACAAGGGCCGGTCGATCACCGTTCCCGTTGATCCCGCCGGCGTGGAGCCCGGCATGCCCCTGACGCTTGGCATCCGCCCGGAACATATTGAGAGCGGGCCGGGCGATCTCGATCTGACGCTTATGCCGACCGTGATCGAGCGGCTGGGTGCCCAGACCGTCGCCTATGCGTCGCTGGAAGGAAAGGGCGAGGATTTCTGCGCCATGCTGCCCGGCGTCTCCCCGGTGCGGCTGGACCAGCCCATGCCGGTCGGCATCAAGGCGGCGGATTGCCACCTCTTTACGGCCGGCGGCGCAGCGCTCGAGCGCCGCGTGGCGCTGACCGAGATCGACATGAGCCTGCTCAGCCCGACGGCTGCCTGA
- a CDS encoding Gfo/Idh/MocA family oxidoreductase, which yields MKVGIIGLGFRLGYLGYVFKTIDPSFDIVGYVDPDPAGLPGLTEKGISAGKAYATPEALIAGETLDLLMIGSPNHFHLDHIRIGLEAGLKVFCEKPVVTTIEDSIALAHLMARFGQERLMVGLVLRYSPLYKDLVAEKAKGTLGHVVSIEASEHIYPYHGAFFMRDWRRYEKFSGSFMLEKCCHDLDLYNGIVGARPERVSSFGGRRTFIPANDPRLDGVNDMTMFHSKPSGWMGSDKVFESDADIIDYQVAIVEYANGVGMTFHTNLNVPDQFRRFAIIGTRGTAEGDFVRGYMDVTEVLSGEKVVEARYAATELSQHYGADEQMAADIMAHVRDGIHLPVSTLNALEAGILALAMDEARIKKTIVDLRPVWDRFDEALLAKAA from the coding sequence ATGAAAGTTGGGATCATCGGGCTCGGTTTCCGGCTCGGCTATCTGGGCTATGTCTTCAAGACGATCGACCCGTCCTTCGACATCGTCGGCTATGTGGATCCCGATCCGGCAGGTCTTCCCGGCCTTACCGAGAAGGGTATATCGGCAGGCAAGGCTTACGCAACGCCCGAAGCGCTGATTGCCGGCGAAACGCTCGATCTCCTGATGATCGGTTCTCCCAACCATTTCCATCTCGATCATATCCGCATCGGTCTCGAGGCCGGCCTGAAGGTGTTCTGCGAAAAGCCGGTGGTGACGACGATCGAGGATTCGATCGCGCTCGCCCATTTGATGGCCCGCTTCGGCCAGGAGCGGCTGATGGTCGGCCTCGTTCTGCGCTATTCCCCGCTTTACAAAGATCTGGTGGCGGAGAAGGCCAAGGGAACGCTTGGGCATGTCGTCTCGATCGAGGCCTCCGAGCATATCTATCCCTATCACGGCGCCTTCTTCATGCGCGACTGGCGTCGCTACGAGAAGTTCTCCGGCAGCTTCATGCTGGAGAAGTGCTGCCACGATCTCGATCTCTACAACGGCATCGTCGGGGCGCGGCCGGAGCGGGTCTCGAGCTTCGGCGGACGGCGGACCTTCATTCCGGCCAATGATCCGCGGCTCGACGGCGTCAACGACATGACGATGTTCCACTCCAAGCCGTCCGGCTGGATGGGCAGCGACAAGGTCTTCGAAAGCGATGCCGACATCATCGATTACCAGGTGGCGATCGTCGAATATGCCAATGGCGTCGGCATGACCTTCCACACCAATCTCAACGTGCCCGACCAGTTCCGCCGCTTCGCCATCATCGGCACGCGCGGCACGGCCGAGGGCGATTTCGTCCGCGGCTATATGGACGTGACCGAGGTGCTCTCGGGCGAAAAGGTGGTGGAGGCGCGCTATGCCGCCACCGAACTGTCCCAGCATTACGGCGCCGACGAACAGATGGCGGCCGATATCATGGCCCATGTGCGCGACGGCATTCACCTGCCCGTCTCGACGCTGAACGCGCTCGAGGCCGGCATCCTGGCGCTGGCCATGGACGAAGCGCGCATCAAGAAGACCATCGTCGACCTGCGTCCCGTCTGGGACCGTTTCGACGAGGCGCTCCTGGCCAAGGCGGCCTGA
- a CDS encoding extracellular solute-binding protein translates to MTIAYKTGVFALALLGSTVLGGMTAQAADQEISWIYCGDKIDPIHEKYIKEWEGKNAGWKIAPEVVGWEQCQDKATTLAAAGTPVGMAYVGSRTLKEFAENDLIVPVPMTDEEKKSYYPNIVDTVTFDDTQWGVPIAFSTKALYWNKDLFKQAGLDPETPPKTWAEEIAFAKQIKEKTGTPGYGLPAKTFDNTMHQFMHWVYTNNGKVIDGDKIVMDSPEVLAALQAYKDITPYSVEGATAYEQNEIRAIFLDGKVGMIQAGSGAAARLKETKINWGVAALPLGPSAKGEGTLLITDSLAIFKGTGVEDKAIEFAKYITSPEPQGEYELQGGAGLTPLRPSPKVDEFVKADPSWKPFIDGIAFGGPEPLFKDYKGFQNVMIEMVQSVVTGKAEPEAALKTAAGELEQYK, encoded by the coding sequence ATGACCATCGCCTACAAGACCGGAGTTTTCGCGCTTGCCCTGCTCGGCTCGACCGTGCTCGGCGGGATGACGGCCCAGGCCGCAGACCAGGAGATCAGCTGGATCTATTGCGGCGACAAGATCGACCCGATCCACGAGAAGTACATCAAGGAATGGGAAGGCAAGAATGCCGGCTGGAAGATCGCGCCGGAAGTGGTCGGCTGGGAGCAGTGCCAGGACAAGGCGACCACGCTCGCTGCCGCCGGCACGCCGGTCGGCATGGCCTATGTCGGCTCGCGCACGCTGAAGGAGTTCGCCGAGAACGACCTGATCGTTCCCGTTCCGATGACGGACGAGGAAAAGAAGAGCTATTATCCGAACATCGTCGACACCGTGACCTTCGACGATACGCAGTGGGGCGTGCCGATCGCGTTTTCCACCAAGGCGCTCTACTGGAACAAGGACCTGTTCAAGCAGGCCGGTCTCGATCCCGAAACCCCGCCGAAGACCTGGGCCGAAGAGATCGCCTTTGCCAAGCAGATCAAGGAAAAGACCGGCACCCCCGGCTATGGCCTGCCTGCCAAGACCTTCGACAACACCATGCACCAGTTCATGCACTGGGTGTACACGAACAACGGCAAGGTGATCGACGGCGACAAGATCGTCATGGATAGCCCGGAAGTGCTGGCAGCCCTGCAGGCCTACAAGGATATCACGCCCTATTCCGTCGAAGGCGCCACCGCCTACGAGCAGAACGAAATCCGCGCCATCTTCCTCGACGGCAAGGTCGGCATGATCCAGGCAGGCTCGGGCGCGGCCGCGCGGCTGAAGGAAACCAAGATCAACTGGGGCGTTGCCGCTCTGCCGCTCGGCCCCTCGGCCAAGGGCGAAGGCACGCTGCTCATCACCGACAGCCTGGCGATCTTCAAGGGCACCGGGGTTGAAGACAAGGCGATCGAATTCGCCAAGTACATCACCTCGCCTGAGCCGCAGGGCGAATATGAGCTGCAGGGCGGCGCGGGCCTTACCCCCCTCCGCCCCTCGCCCAAGGTCGATGAATTCGTGAAGGCCGATCCGTCCTGGAAGCCGTTCATCGATGGCATCGCCTTCGGTGGTCCGGAGCCGCTCTTCAAGGATTACAAGGGCTTCCAGAACGTCATGATCGAGATGGTCCAGTCGGTCGTCACCGGCAAGGCCGAGCCGGAGGCTGCGCTGAAGACCGCAGCCGGCGAACTCGAACAGTACAAGTAA
- a CDS encoding sensor histidine kinase KdpD encodes MADDLRDSLARPSPEALLAAARREERGRLKIFLGAAPGVGKTYEMLMSGRARRSDGVDVVIGVVETHGRAETEALVDGFEIVARRQIDYRGQVLGEMDLDAILARRPGLVLVDELAHSNAIGSRHPKRYMDVEELLARGIDVYSTLNIQHVESLNDIVAQITRIQVRETVPDRVIDEADEVEIIDITPADLIQRLNTGKVYREATARRAVENYFSPGNLTALRELALRRTAQRVDEQLLHHMQAHAISGPWAAGERVLVCLDHGRNGAGLVRYARRQADRLRAPWTVLHLETPRSSAASEEEKDRLAAAMRLAEQLGGETAVLPGLHPARDILAYAAENNVTHIVVGRPGKPRWRQMLQGSVTTDLVREAGNVAVHVVSGEGREAEPPQRGVKVAAASEPRRLRPYAETLAWVALAIGAGSILDRALDVQNLALVFLMAVLVSAVRGGLGPALFSSLIGALAFNFFFLEPRFTFTVRDPESVVALVSFLSVALIASNLTAAVQRQAVAARQRARTTKDLYSFSKKLAGTGTLDDVLWATAFQIASMLKLRVVILLPEEGTIAVKAGYPPDDTLVDADIAAAKWAWEHNRPAGRAADTLPGAKRLYLPLRTARGAVGVIGLDNDRQGPLLTPDQQRLFDALADQAALAIERVELVSDVDRARLAAETDRLRTALLTSISHDLKTPLAAIMGSAGTLIDLKDEIPEEARGDLLTTIVEESERLSRFIANLLDMTRIGAGAMEPNYALHYPGDLVGTALQRAKQIMRGHRVILDMPDSLPMVRLDPVLFEQVLFNLLDNAAKYAPPQTAIKIHGRREGQAVLLSVEDEGPGIPPDDLEKIFDSFYRVRKADTVQAGTGLGLAICRGFIEAMGGTIAAANRAEGRGAVFTIRMPLPAAQPLLGDEP; translated from the coding sequence ATGGCGGATGACCTTCGCGACAGCCTTGCCCGTCCCTCCCCCGAAGCGCTGCTTGCCGCGGCGCGGCGGGAGGAGCGTGGCCGGCTGAAGATCTTCCTCGGCGCAGCACCCGGCGTCGGCAAGACCTATGAGATGCTGATGTCCGGCCGGGCACGGCGCAGCGACGGCGTGGACGTGGTGATCGGCGTGGTGGAGACCCACGGCCGGGCGGAGACGGAAGCCCTGGTCGATGGTTTCGAGATCGTTGCCCGCCGCCAGATCGACTATCGCGGGCAGGTGCTCGGCGAAATGGACCTCGATGCCATCCTTGCCCGGCGTCCCGGTCTCGTTCTGGTCGACGAACTTGCCCACAGCAATGCGATCGGCAGCCGGCATCCCAAGCGCTACATGGATGTCGAGGAGCTGCTTGCCCGCGGCATCGACGTCTATTCGACGCTCAACATCCAGCATGTCGAAAGCCTGAACGATATCGTGGCGCAGATCACCCGCATCCAGGTGCGCGAGACGGTGCCGGATCGGGTAATCGACGAGGCGGACGAGGTCGAGATCATCGACATCACCCCGGCCGATCTCATCCAGCGGCTGAACACCGGCAAGGTCTACCGCGAGGCAACCGCGCGCCGGGCCGTGGAGAACTATTTCTCCCCAGGCAATCTGACGGCGCTGCGCGAGCTGGCGCTCCGGCGCACGGCGCAGCGGGTGGACGAGCAGCTTCTGCACCACATGCAGGCCCATGCGATTTCCGGCCCCTGGGCGGCAGGCGAGCGGGTGCTGGTTTGCCTCGATCATGGCCGGAATGGTGCGGGCCTGGTGCGCTATGCCCGCCGGCAGGCCGACAGGCTGCGGGCGCCATGGACCGTGCTGCATCTCGAGACGCCGCGCTCTTCGGCGGCGTCGGAAGAGGAGAAGGATCGCTTGGCGGCCGCCATGCGGCTGGCCGAGCAGCTGGGCGGCGAAACGGCGGTTCTGCCGGGACTGCACCCGGCCCGCGATATTCTCGCCTATGCGGCGGAAAACAACGTGACCCATATCGTGGTCGGCCGCCCGGGCAAGCCGCGCTGGCGCCAGATGCTGCAGGGCTCGGTGACCACCGATCTCGTCCGCGAAGCGGGCAATGTCGCCGTTCACGTCGTTTCCGGCGAGGGGCGTGAGGCGGAGCCGCCGCAGCGCGGGGTCAAGGTGGCGGCCGCCTCCGAGCCGCGTCGCCTCAGACCCTATGCCGAAACCCTGGCCTGGGTGGCGCTTGCGATCGGCGCCGGCTCGATCCTCGACCGCGCGCTCGATGTGCAGAACCTGGCGCTGGTGTTCCTGATGGCGGTTCTCGTCTCGGCCGTGCGCGGCGGGCTCGGCCCGGCGCTGTTCTCCTCGCTCATCGGCGCGCTCGCCTTCAACTTCTTCTTTCTCGAGCCGCGCTTCACCTTCACGGTGCGCGATCCGGAAAGCGTGGTGGCGCTCGTCTCCTTCCTGAGCGTGGCGCTGATCGCCTCCAATCTCACCGCTGCGGTCCAGCGCCAGGCGGTGGCGGCGCGCCAGCGCGCCCGCACCACCAAGGATCTCTATTCCTTCTCCAAAAAGCTGGCCGGCACGGGCACGCTGGATGACGTGCTCTGGGCCACTGCCTTCCAGATCGCCTCCATGCTGAAGCTGCGCGTCGTCATCCTCCTGCCCGAGGAGGGCACGATCGCCGTCAAGGCGGGCTACCCGCCGGATGATACGCTGGTCGATGCCGATATTGCCGCGGCCAAATGGGCCTGGGAGCACAATCGCCCGGCCGGCCGCGCCGCCGATACGCTGCCGGGTGCCAAGAGGCTCTACCTTCCGCTGCGCACCGCTCGCGGCGCCGTTGGGGTCATCGGCCTCGACAATGACCGCCAGGGCCCGCTCCTCACTCCCGACCAGCAGCGGCTCTTCGATGCGCTGGCCGATCAGGCGGCGCTGGCGATCGAACGGGTGGAGCTGGTCTCCGATGTCGATCGGGCGCGCCTTGCGGCCGAGACCGACCGGTTGCGCACCGCGCTGCTCACCTCGATCTCGCACGATCTCAAGACCCCGCTTGCCGCCATCATGGGTTCGGCCGGAACCCTCATCGACCTGAAGGACGAGATCCCCGAAGAGGCGCGCGGCGACCTGCTGACGACCATCGTCGAGGAATCCGAGCGGCTCTCGCGCTTCATCGCCAACCTGCTCGACATGACCAGGATCGGCGCCGGCGCGATGGAGCCGAATTATGCCCTGCATTACCCGGGCGATCTTGTCGGAACGGCGCTGCAGCGGGCGAAGCAAATCATGCGCGGCCACCGCGTGATCCTCGACATGCCCGACAGCCTGCCGATGGTCCGGCTCGACCCGGTGCTGTTCGAGCAGGTGCTCTTCAATCTTCTCGACAATGCCGCCAAATACGCCCCGCCGCAGACGGCGATCAAGATCCATGGCCGGCGCGAGGGACAGGCCGTGCTGCTCTCGGTGGAAGACGAGGGGCCCGGCATTCCGCCGGACGATCTCGAAAAGATCTTCGACAGCTTCTACAGGGTCCGCAAGGCCGATACGGTGCAGGCGGGCACCGGCCTCGGTCTTGCCATCTGCCGCGGCTTCATCGAGGCCATGGGCGGCACCATCGCCGCCGCCAACAGGGCGGAAGGGCGGGGCGCGGTCTTCACCATCCGCATGCCGCTGCCCGCGGCGCAACCGCTTCTCGGAGACGAGCCATGA
- a CDS encoding response regulator transcription factor encodes MTTSAVRILIVEDEPPIRKLLRVGLATQDYAVSEAMNAKLAQELVKTDKPDLIILDLGLPDMPGHTLLERWRAEGLDVPIVILSSRTDEAGIVRALELGADDYVTKPFGMNELLARLRVALRHRLQVQGTRPLFQTGDLSVDLVKRIVKVEGREVKLSPKEYEILQILVQHAGKVLTHRYILEHVWTELSDVQYLRVYVRQLRQKIETSPDRPRYILTETGVGYRLAEDVTA; translated from the coding sequence ATGACGACTTCCGCCGTTCGCATCCTCATCGTCGAGGACGAGCCGCCGATCCGCAAGCTCTTGCGCGTCGGGCTCGCGACCCAGGATTATGCGGTCAGCGAGGCGATGAATGCGAAACTGGCGCAGGAGCTGGTCAAGACCGACAAACCCGACCTGATCATCCTCGATCTCGGCTTGCCCGACATGCCCGGTCACACGCTTCTCGAACGCTGGCGGGCGGAGGGGCTCGACGTGCCGATCGTCATTCTTTCAAGCCGCACCGACGAGGCAGGCATCGTGCGCGCGCTCGAGCTTGGCGCGGACGACTACGTCACCAAGCCCTTCGGCATGAACGAGCTGCTGGCACGTCTGCGCGTTGCCCTGCGCCATCGGCTGCAGGTCCAGGGCACGCGCCCGCTCTTCCAGACCGGCGACCTCTCCGTCGACCTCGTCAAACGGATCGTCAAGGTCGAGGGAAGGGAGGTCAAGCTGTCGCCGAAGGAATACGAGATCCTGCAGATCCTCGTCCAGCATGCCGGCAAGGTGCTGACGCACCGCTATATCCTGGAGCATGTCTGGACCGAGCTCAGCGACGTGCAATACTTGCGCGTCTATGTGCGCCAGCTGCGCCAGAAGATCGAGACATCGCCCGACCGGCCGCGCTATATTTTGACCGAGACGGGCGTCGGCTATCGCCTGGCCGAGGACGTGACGGCTTGA
- a CDS encoding calcium-binding protein, whose amino-acid sequence MTRYGTDNADYLYNVAETDIDGLEGPDVIGSSLNGFTGTGGGGDDTILLNESTTTFGKPGVSLIASGGSGNDWLVNRSGSMGGDRLSGDGGTDVIEAGPGRDRLMGGANGDSLWGGRGNDHLFGGSGDDSQSIVVVAGSTVFGEEFQTSMLGGLYGGAGNDVIDGGAGRDSLIGGTGKDRLTGGKGTDVLEGGTGNDTLSGGSGNDWLSGGARSAAPMQWVRGGVTASGARRWRPGASALRGSPPCRRPCR is encoded by the coding sequence ATGACCCGATACGGAACCGACAACGCCGATTATCTCTACAACGTCGCGGAAACCGACATTGACGGCCTGGAAGGGCCCGATGTCATCGGATCCAGCCTCAATGGCTTCACAGGCACCGGCGGTGGCGGCGACGATACGATCCTCCTTAATGAATCGACCACAACCTTCGGCAAACCGGGCGTTTCGCTGATCGCCTCGGGCGGATCGGGCAATGACTGGCTGGTCAATCGATCGGGATCCATGGGCGGCGACCGACTGTCCGGCGACGGCGGGACGGATGTGATCGAGGCGGGCCCCGGCCGCGACCGGCTGATGGGCGGGGCGAACGGCGACTCGCTCTGGGGCGGGCGCGGCAACGACCATCTCTTCGGCGGCAGCGGCGATGACAGCCAGTCCATTGTCGTGGTCGCCGGCTCGACCGTCTTCGGCGAGGAATTCCAGACCTCCATGCTGGGCGGCCTCTATGGCGGCGCAGGCAATGACGTGATCGACGGCGGAGCCGGCCGCGACTCCCTGATCGGCGGCACCGGCAAGGACCGGCTGACCGGTGGCAAAGGCACCGATGTTCTGGAGGGCGGCACGGGCAACGATACGCTGTCCGGCGGCAGCGGGAACGACTGGCTGTCCGGCGGGGCACGATCGGCTGCGCCGATGCAGTGGGTTCGAGGTGGGGTGACGGCTAGTGGCGCGCGCCGTTGGCGCCCTGGCGCATCAGCGCTTCGAGGATCGCCGCCATGTCGTCGGCCGTGTCGTTGA